The Desulfatiglans sp. genomic interval CAATTCTGAATCTTAAACCTCGAAACCTTGAACCCTTTCTTTAAATTTTCATTTAGAGAAAGATTGGTGATAGGTAAACTAAAAATATGCACATTTTAAAGTGCATCGCGCACATAATGTTGTGCATTTATATTGTTATTTATTTACGATAAACATCGCCTTGAAACCATATTATAATCGCTTTTGTATTTGAAAGCCTTGTTCTTCAAGCATTCCAGCTTTTCAATGTATAAGAAATAAGTAAAAATCCCTCTATGGCATGATGTTTGTAATAAAAGGCAGGCTGAAGGGGTTTAGGCTGAAGGCTGAAGGTAAAACCTAAAAGACTTCAGTCTAAAATGTTTCAGTCTAATCTTAAGTTCATCAACAAAGGTTCAGGAGTATGAAAAAATCAGCCACAGTAAAAATTGCAGACATTATACTGGATAACACCATTTATCCCAGAAGCAGCATTGACCACAAAAGGGTCGCAATGTTTGAGGAAAACATGCGGGATGGGTTTGAATTCGATCCCATTCAAGTTCAGGAGCACCCTGATGAACCAGGCAAATATCGCATACTGGATGGGGCGCACCGGTTTCAGGCATATAAGGGTATAGGCGTAAAAGAAGTACCGGCAGAGATTATTAAACTCAATGGAGCCGATCCCCTGCTTTATGCTGCCCAAAAGGCAATAGGACCAAGGCAGCTTAATGATGAAGAGGCAAGGGATACAGCGAGGAGGGCTTATCAAAAAAATCCAAGAATAACCTCTGCGGAAATTGGAAAGGCGATTGGACGTTCCAGGCAGACAGTGGATTCATATGTTGCTGATCTCAGGGCTGTTATCCAGGTGGATATTGCCTTGAAGGTATTTCGATTAACCAGGCTGGGTATCCCACAGCAAAGAATGGTCGCGAGATTGGGCATCCCTCAACAGTCAATTTCTGACTATTTACCGAAAATGCCAACGATGGCATTTTCGGTAAATAGCGAGCTGAAACAGGGTTTTACAGTCTCACAAGTCGCCGAAAAGCACGGCTGGCCTGAATCTCTGGTGTGGGCAGTTAAACTGGAAGGTAAAGATGACCTCGGTAAATGCCATGAATTACAGTGGGGCATAAGGACATGGGATAACTGGTACTGGAACGACTGCGATAAAAGATTTGGTGATGAATGGCCCGGAAGAATCCCTGCCCAGCTTGTAGCTCACATACTTTATTTCTTCTCAAAAGAGAATGACCTTGTCTTTGACCCTATGGCCGGAGGTGGGGTTGTTGCTGACACATGTCTTGCACTCAGCCGGAAATGCTGGAGCTTTGACATGGAGGATAGACCGGATACAAGACCCGAAATAGAGCCATATTTCTGGGACATCAAAAACTTAAAATGGCCTGTGAGCGGAAAGACAAAGCCTGATCTTATTATCTTTGACCCGCCATACTTCAGTAAGAAGGTAAAGGAATATGAAGAGGAGAGTATTTCGAACCTCACAAAAGAACAGTATCTTGGGTTTCTTGAAGGGTTTTTTAAACTGGTCAGCGAAAACAGTAAAAGAGAAACAAGGCTTGCGATGGTAAATGCTGACTGGAGAGATTTTCAGGGTACACCGGCAATGGATGAAACAAGGAAGAATTCCATTATGATAGATGATTACCTGAGTGCTCTAAAAAAAGGCGGGTGGGAGATGACCCATTTCATACAGGCACCCATGTCATCTGAGAGGTTCCAGGCCAATGTTGTGGCTGCAATGCAGAAAAAGCGAATACTGGGTGTTACGAACAGGTACGTCATTATAGCAAAACGCAGGCTATAGACTACTGTCCTCTGATATCTGACTTTCGGCTTCCCTAAATAGCCCTTGCCTTTTTGTATCCCATATGCTACAAATTTTATACCTACTGGCAGGGGGCACCAAGTCTACACAGAACAAGGATATTAAATCCGCGTTAAAACTTGCTGGCAAATTATAGGAGGACGATATGAAAATGAAGTTACGCAAATGGGATAGCGCAGAGTATCTTAAAACCGAGGAGGATATGGTACTGTATCTTGAAGCCTGCATGGAAGAAGCTGGTGATGATGCAGCCTTTATTGCCAAAGCGCTTGGAAATATTGCCCGCGCCAGTGGTATGAGTCGGCTTGCCAAGGAGACAGGGTTGGGCCGTGAGAGCCTGTATAAAGCACTTTCCGGGGAGGGAAATCCGAGTTTTGCGACGATTTTGAAAGTGACCAACGCACTGGGATTCAAGCTACATGTTCAAGGGCAGGGAAAAGATACGCATAAAATAACAGAAATCGAACGCCGGGATATGGATTAGCTTCAAGGTTACCAATTCGGGTGCAGTATTTTTATTTTGCTTTTTAGACATTTGTAACTGATTAGGTTATTAGTCTGAAGCGGTTGAGACTGAAGACTATTAAGTTTTTTCTAACAGCCTTCAGCCTTGACAGCTTCAACCTCTTTTCCCAACAGTCTAAAGTCTAAACCGCTACAGTCTGCTTTTCAAATTTTGAATCTTGAATCTTGAATCAACACCCCTAACAGTCTACAGCCTAAAATGCTTCAGTCTGATTTTC includes:
- a CDS encoding ParB N-terminal domain-containing protein, translated to MKKSATVKIADIILDNTIYPRSSIDHKRVAMFEENMRDGFEFDPIQVQEHPDEPGKYRILDGAHRFQAYKGIGVKEVPAEIIKLNGADPLLYAAQKAIGPRQLNDEEARDTARRAYQKNPRITSAEIGKAIGRSRQTVDSYVADLRAVIQVDIALKVFRLTRLGIPQQRMVARLGIPQQSISDYLPKMPTMAFSVNSELKQGFTVSQVAEKHGWPESLVWAVKLEGKDDLGKCHELQWGIRTWDNWYWNDCDKRFGDEWPGRIPAQLVAHILYFFSKENDLVFDPMAGGGVVADTCLALSRKCWSFDMEDRPDTRPEIEPYFWDIKNLKWPVSGKTKPDLIIFDPPYFSKKVKEYEEESISNLTKEQYLGFLEGFFKLVSENSKRETRLAMVNADWRDFQGTPAMDETRKNSIMIDDYLSALKKGGWEMTHFIQAPMSSERFQANVVAAMQKKRILGVTNRYVIIAKRRL
- a CDS encoding putative addiction module antidote protein, producing the protein MKMKLRKWDSAEYLKTEEDMVLYLEACMEEAGDDAAFIAKALGNIARASGMSRLAKETGLGRESLYKALSGEGNPSFATILKVTNALGFKLHVQGQGKDTHKITEIERRDMD